One region of Sphingomonas kaistensis genomic DNA includes:
- a CDS encoding ferric reductase-like transmembrane domain-containing protein, whose translation MSFHGKHLVWAILAAPLAIAVVRFAATPDAYPDDLLHPTGEWSARFIIAALMVTPLRQLWPQARAVRFLARHRRALGVAGFLYALSHTVAYVLDMGSLADMLAEIGAPSIWTGWAALLILVPLGLTSNDAAMRALRGWWKRLQRLAYPAAILTLVHWALVHDGLAAALLHFVPLALLQAVRVARLLSPPSPRSLA comes from the coding sequence GTGTCTTTCCACGGCAAGCATCTGGTCTGGGCGATCCTCGCCGCGCCGCTCGCGATCGCAGTGGTGCGCTTCGCCGCGACGCCCGACGCCTATCCCGATGATCTTCTCCATCCGACCGGCGAATGGTCCGCCAGGTTCATCATCGCGGCGCTGATGGTCACGCCATTGCGGCAGCTCTGGCCGCAGGCGCGGGCGGTCCGCTTCCTTGCCCGTCACCGCCGTGCGCTCGGCGTCGCGGGCTTCCTCTACGCGCTGTCGCACACCGTGGCCTACGTCCTCGACATGGGATCGCTTGCCGACATGCTGGCGGAGATCGGTGCGCCGTCGATCTGGACCGGCTGGGCGGCGCTGCTGATTCTCGTGCCGCTCGGCCTCACCAGCAACGATGCGGCGATGCGTGCGCTGCGCGGCTGGTGGAAGCGGCTGCAGCGGCTCGCCTATCCCGCCGCCATCCTGACCCTCGTCCACTGGGCGCTGGTCCACGACGGCCTTGCCGCCGCCCTCCTCCATTTCGTGCCGCTCGCCCTGCTCCAGGCCGTGCGGGTGGCGCGTCTGTTGTCCCCACCCTCACCACGGAGTCTTGCCTGA
- a CDS encoding FAD-dependent oxidoreductase, which produces MDSIGDDLETMAPRPFADDQMAAIRAHATARSYRAGEVVLDAGAPQDRFVLVEEGEIEVADPITGERFRDASLGPGQFMGELAFLNGGPMTLTMRAAVETRTIEVPRAAMLRLMSDVPEIGDHILTVFAARRRRIFEEGDSSIIVSGSAHDPAIARVASFLSRNRLPFRELAEGAPGVSINGIELAEPTPRLVARHFGLDLKARPGESLDLIIVGAGPAGVAAAVYAGSEGLRALVVEDNAIGGQAGTSSRIENYMGFPTGISGADLTFRGQIQAMKFGTCFAMPRRVEALEQRDGGFCVTLDDGEELCTSAVLVATGVQYRRLPIERLESFEGAGIYYAATEMEARFCQNTEAIVVGGGNSAGQAAMYLSRVARKVHVLVRGAGLAETMSAYLRERLEADPRIEIHTGSRLAGLDGNDHLEAVTVAGPDGEWTVGCRALFIMIGAAPNTGWLSGLVELDRAGFVRTGREVGGGSSFATSCPGIFAVGDVRSGSVKRVASSVGEGSVVVSAIWSHVNAPPPAETGIGG; this is translated from the coding sequence ATGGATTCAATCGGCGACGATCTCGAGACCATGGCCCCGCGCCCGTTCGCGGACGACCAGATGGCGGCGATCCGGGCCCATGCGACCGCTCGCAGCTATCGCGCCGGGGAGGTCGTCCTCGATGCCGGCGCACCACAGGATCGCTTCGTGCTGGTCGAGGAAGGCGAGATCGAGGTCGCCGATCCGATCACCGGGGAGCGATTTCGCGACGCGTCGCTCGGTCCTGGCCAGTTCATGGGCGAATTGGCGTTCCTCAACGGCGGACCGATGACGCTGACCATGCGGGCTGCGGTCGAGACCCGCACGATCGAAGTCCCGCGTGCCGCCATGCTGCGGCTGATGAGCGACGTGCCGGAGATCGGCGACCACATCCTCACCGTCTTCGCCGCCCGCCGCCGCCGGATCTTCGAGGAAGGCGACAGCAGCATCATCGTGTCGGGGTCCGCGCACGATCCCGCCATTGCCAGGGTCGCCAGCTTCCTCAGCCGCAACCGCCTGCCGTTCCGCGAGCTCGCCGAGGGAGCGCCGGGGGTCAGCATCAATGGCATCGAGCTGGCCGAGCCAACCCCGCGGCTGGTCGCCCGCCACTTCGGGCTCGACCTCAAGGCCCGGCCGGGCGAATCGCTCGACCTCATCATCGTCGGGGCGGGGCCGGCCGGGGTCGCCGCCGCCGTCTATGCCGGATCCGAAGGCCTGAGGGCGCTGGTGGTCGAGGATAATGCGATCGGCGGGCAGGCGGGGACCAGCAGCCGGATCGAGAATTACATGGGCTTCCCGACCGGCATTTCGGGCGCCGACCTGACGTTCCGCGGCCAGATCCAGGCGATGAAGTTCGGCACCTGCTTCGCCATGCCGCGCCGGGTCGAGGCGCTGGAGCAGCGCGACGGCGGCTTTTGCGTCACGCTCGACGATGGCGAGGAGTTGTGCACCAGCGCGGTGCTGGTGGCGACCGGGGTCCAGTATCGCCGCCTGCCGATCGAGCGGCTGGAGAGCTTCGAAGGCGCCGGCATCTACTATGCCGCGACCGAGATGGAAGCGCGCTTCTGCCAGAATACCGAGGCGATCGTGGTGGGCGGCGGCAACAGCGCGGGCCAAGCCGCCATGTACCTGTCGCGGGTGGCGCGGAAGGTGCACGTGCTGGTGCGCGGCGCGGGCCTTGCCGAGACGATGAGCGCCTATCTGCGCGAGCGGCTGGAAGCGGACCCGCGGATCGAGATCCACACCGGCAGCCGGCTTGCGGGGCTCGACGGCAACGATCACCTCGAAGCGGTCACGGTCGCCGGCCCCGACGGCGAGTGGACCGTCGGCTGCCGAGCCCTGTTCATCATGATCGGCGCCGCGCCGAACACCGGCTGGCTGTCGGGCCTTGTCGAACTCGACCGCGCGGGCTTCGTCCGGACCGGCCGCGAGGTCGGCGGAGGCAGCAGCTTTGCCACATCCTGCCCGGGCATCTTCGCGGTGGGCGATGTCCGCTCCGGTTCGGTCAAGCGCGTCGCCTCCAGCGTCGGCGAAGGGTCGGTCGTGGTCAGCGCGATCTGGAGCCACGTCAACGCGCCGCCGCCGGCGGAAACCGGGATCGGCGGCTAG
- a CDS encoding L,D-transpeptidase family protein: MNRASALRLTPLALAVALLAGCATAPVKVAEAPRPVPAAQLPYEWTNGHAPKATQQAKELFGSIALRPGQYHWAATIPDAPAKVVIDRMQQLMFVYKGDTLVGVSTISSGKKGKETPLGYWKVFRKQVKGFSRKYDNAPMPYMQMYDEMGIAFHGGALPGYPASHGCVRLPIEFAKKLYPLTQMGTEVVIEG, encoded by the coding sequence ATGAACCGCGCCTCCGCCCTTCGCCTGACACCCCTCGCGCTTGCCGTTGCGCTTCTTGCTGGATGCGCCACCGCGCCGGTGAAGGTCGCGGAAGCGCCGCGCCCGGTGCCAGCGGCCCAGCTGCCCTATGAATGGACCAACGGCCACGCGCCCAAGGCGACCCAGCAGGCCAAGGAATTGTTCGGTTCGATCGCGCTGCGGCCTGGCCAGTATCACTGGGCCGCGACCATCCCCGACGCGCCGGCCAAGGTGGTGATCGACCGGATGCAGCAGCTGATGTTCGTCTACAAGGGCGACACATTGGTCGGGGTCAGCACCATCTCGTCGGGCAAGAAGGGCAAGGAAACCCCGCTCGGCTACTGGAAGGTGTTCCGCAAGCAGGTGAAGGGCTTCAGCCGCAAGTATGACAATGCGCCGATGCCCTACATGCAGATGTACGACGAGATGGGCATCGCCTTCCACGGTGGTGCGCTGCCCGGCTACCCCGCCAGCCACGGCTGCGTTCGCCTGCCGATCGAATTTGCCAAGAAGCTCTATCCGCTGACCCAGATGGGCACCGAGGTCGTGATCGAGGGTTAG
- a CDS encoding SDR family NAD(P)-dependent oxidoreductase: MTSLFDLSGKTAIVTGSSRGIGRAIAEEMAAHGANVVISSRKLDACEEVADAINARGKGRAVAIAASISDKDALRELVERTKAEFGQIDILVCNAASNPYYGPMGGITDEQFRKIMDNNVLSNHWLTSFVAPEMVERKSGSIIIVSSVGGITSSTVIGAYNISKAADLQLVRNLAAEFGPAGVRVNAIAPGLVRTDFAKALWENPDILKSVTKISALKRIGEPRELAGAAIFLASDAGSFVTGQTLVVDGGSTFGAGF; this comes from the coding sequence ATGACCAGCCTTTTCGACCTTTCCGGCAAGACCGCCATCGTCACCGGCTCCTCGCGCGGCATCGGGCGCGCAATCGCCGAGGAAATGGCGGCGCATGGCGCCAATGTCGTCATCTCCAGCCGCAAGCTGGACGCCTGCGAGGAAGTGGCCGATGCGATCAACGCGCGGGGCAAGGGCCGGGCAGTGGCGATCGCCGCGTCCATCTCCGACAAGGACGCGCTGCGCGAGCTGGTCGAGCGGACCAAGGCCGAGTTTGGCCAGATCGACATCCTGGTCTGCAACGCGGCCTCCAACCCCTATTACGGGCCGATGGGCGGGATCACGGACGAACAGTTCCGCAAGATAATGGACAACAATGTCCTCTCCAACCACTGGCTGACCAGCTTCGTCGCGCCCGAGATGGTGGAGCGTAAATCGGGCTCGATCATCATCGTGTCGAGCGTCGGCGGGATCACCAGCTCGACTGTGATCGGCGCCTACAACATCTCCAAGGCCGCCGACCTCCAGCTGGTCCGCAACCTGGCGGCGGAGTTCGGGCCGGCGGGGGTCAGGGTCAACGCCATCGCGCCGGGACTGGTGCGGACCGACTTCGCCAAGGCGCTGTGGGAGAATCCCGACATCCTGAAGAGCGTGACCAAGATCTCCGCCCTGAAGCGCATCGGCGAGCCGCGTGAGCTGGCCGGTGCCGCCATCTTCCTCGCCAGCGACGCCGGCAGTTTCGTCACCGGGCAGACGCTGGTGGTCGACGGCGGAAGCACCTTCGGCGCGGGGTTCTGA
- a CDS encoding 3-hydroxyacyl-CoA dehydrogenase NAD-binding domain-containing protein, whose amino-acid sequence MTSPISTSRHGHVLVISSANPPVNALGHAVREGLVKGIEEADGSDEIKAVVIIGEGATFFAGADISEFGTPKAFAQPMLPQVVDIIENCSKPVVAAIHGTALGGGLEVALACHYRAAVASAKLGVPEVKLGLLPGAGGTQRLPRVAGVEKALQMTTSGNPIGAQEAFEIGLVDRMIEGDLLQHAVAYATEVADIRPLPKSSERQNKIEEASPSVFDDFVAANPRVFKGFDAPRKNLEAVRAATQHPYADGVAVERQLFMELMSGTQAKAQQYFFFAERKAAKIEGVDESVRPREIRKVGVIGAGTMGGGISMNFLSAGIPVTIVETAQEALDRGTGVMLRNYEASAKKGRFTAEQVGQMMGLLNPTLDFDALADCDLIIEAVFEQMEIKKDIFGRLDKIAKPGAILASNTSYLNVDEIAAATNRPQDVVGLHFFSPANVMKLLEVVRGAKTADDVLVTAMALAKKIKKVAVVAGVCYGFIGNRMLIPRQTEATKLLLEGATPAQIDKVHVDFGMPMGPFQMADLAGVDIGWHRDPTRIENIRDALCAVDRWGQKKGAGFYDYDEKRRPSPSPKVQEIIEDFRAKAGVTPRAISDEEIVQRTLYTMVNEGAKILEEGMAQRASDIDVVWVYGYGWPVYRGGPMHWADAEGLGKIVDGLKAAAPHMGEDFSFSRLLLDKAEKGEKFTGR is encoded by the coding sequence ATGACCTCGCCCATCAGCACCAGCCGCCACGGCCACGTTCTCGTCATCTCTTCCGCCAATCCGCCGGTGAACGCGCTCGGCCATGCGGTTCGCGAGGGCCTCGTGAAGGGGATCGAGGAGGCGGATGGCTCCGACGAGATCAAGGCGGTGGTGATCATCGGCGAAGGCGCGACCTTCTTCGCGGGCGCCGACATCAGCGAGTTCGGCACGCCCAAGGCGTTCGCCCAGCCGATGCTGCCGCAAGTGGTCGACATCATCGAGAATTGCTCGAAGCCGGTTGTCGCCGCGATCCACGGCACCGCGCTCGGCGGCGGGCTCGAAGTGGCGCTGGCCTGCCATTATCGCGCGGCCGTTGCGTCGGCCAAGCTGGGCGTGCCCGAAGTGAAGCTTGGCCTGCTGCCGGGCGCGGGCGGGACCCAGCGCCTGCCGCGTGTCGCCGGCGTCGAAAAGGCGCTGCAGATGACCACCAGCGGCAATCCGATCGGTGCGCAGGAAGCGTTCGAGATCGGGCTCGTGGACCGGATGATCGAGGGCGACCTCCTCCAGCACGCCGTCGCCTATGCGACCGAAGTCGCCGACATCCGCCCGCTGCCCAAATCGAGCGAGCGCCAGAACAAGATCGAGGAAGCCTCGCCCAGCGTGTTCGACGATTTCGTCGCCGCCAACCCGCGCGTGTTCAAGGGCTTCGACGCACCGCGCAAGAACCTCGAGGCGGTCCGCGCCGCGACCCAGCATCCCTATGCCGACGGCGTGGCGGTCGAACGCCAGCTGTTCATGGAGCTGATGAGCGGCACCCAGGCCAAGGCCCAGCAATATTTCTTCTTCGCCGAACGCAAGGCGGCCAAGATCGAAGGCGTCGACGAGAGCGTGCGCCCCCGCGAGATCCGCAAGGTCGGCGTAATCGGCGCCGGCACCATGGGTGGCGGCATCTCGATGAACTTCCTGTCGGCCGGAATCCCGGTGACGATCGTCGAGACTGCCCAAGAAGCGCTCGACCGCGGCACCGGCGTCATGCTCCGCAATTATGAGGCGAGCGCCAAGAAGGGCCGCTTCACGGCCGAACAGGTCGGCCAGATGATGGGTCTCCTCAACCCCACGCTCGACTTCGACGCGCTGGCCGACTGCGACCTCATCATCGAAGCGGTGTTCGAGCAGATGGAGATCAAGAAGGACATCTTCGGCCGCCTCGACAAGATCGCCAAGCCGGGCGCGATCCTTGCTTCGAATACCAGCTACCTTAACGTCGACGAGATCGCCGCCGCGACCAATCGCCCGCAGGACGTGGTCGGCCTGCACTTCTTCTCGCCCGCCAACGTCATGAAGCTGCTGGAAGTGGTGCGCGGGGCGAAGACCGCCGACGACGTTCTGGTCACCGCCATGGCGCTGGCCAAGAAGATCAAGAAGGTCGCCGTGGTGGCGGGCGTTTGCTACGGCTTCATCGGCAACCGCATGCTGATCCCGCGGCAGACCGAGGCGACCAAGCTGCTGCTGGAAGGCGCCACCCCGGCGCAGATCGACAAGGTCCATGTCGACTTCGGCATGCCGATGGGCCCGTTCCAGATGGCCGATCTCGCCGGCGTCGACATCGGCTGGCACCGCGATCCCACCCGGATCGAGAACATCCGCGATGCGCTGTGCGCGGTCGACCGCTGGGGCCAGAAGAAGGGCGCCGGCTTCTACGATTATGACGAAAAGCGCCGCCCCTCGCCAAGCCCCAAGGTGCAGGAAATCATCGAGGACTTCCGCGCCAAGGCCGGGGTCACCCCGCGCGCAATCAGCGACGAGGAGATCGTCCAGCGCACGCTCTACACCATGGTCAACGAGGGCGCGAAGATCCTCGAGGAAGGCATGGCCCAGCGCGCGTCGGACATCGATGTGGTGTGGGTCTATGGCTACGGCTGGCCGGTCTATCGCGGCGGGCCGATGCACTGGGCGGATGCCGAGGGCCTCGGCAAGATCGTCGACGGGCTGAAGGCCGCAGCGCCGCACATGGGCGAGGATTTCTCCTTCTCCCGGCTGCTGCTCGACAAGGCCGAAAAGGGCGAGAAGTTCACCGGCCGCTGA
- a CDS encoding acyl-CoA dehydrogenase family protein, whose translation MDFDLTDRQAHFRDRVRAFIERHVRPAVPGLIADLNTGDRWHHLEGLEPLKAKARAEGLWNLFMPPGGALQHVDESFAFEGEQLTNLEYALCAEEMGRVGFASEVFNCSAPDTGNMEVLHRYGTRAHKDQWLAPLMRGEIRSAFLMTEPGVASSDATNIRCDIRREGDDYVINGKKWWSSGAGDPRCKVAILMGKTDPEARKHAQQSMVLVPLDAPGITIERHLTVYGYDDAPHGHMEIRLENVRVPVDNLLLGEGRGFEIAQGRLGPGRIHHCMRTIGAAEEALELMVGRIQSRTAFGKKISEHSVWEQRVAEARIEIDCTRLLCLKAADMMDKAGNKAAKAEIAMIKVKAPRMALQVIDDAIQAFGGAGVSQDTSLAHSWAGIRTLRLADGPDEVHNRSIALMEYGKHPPIDPQVP comes from the coding sequence ATGGACTTCGATCTTACTGACCGCCAGGCCCATTTCCGCGACCGGGTTCGAGCCTTCATCGAGCGGCATGTCCGGCCGGCCGTTCCGGGCCTTATTGCCGACCTCAACACGGGGGACCGCTGGCACCACCTTGAGGGTCTCGAGCCACTCAAGGCCAAGGCCCGGGCCGAGGGCCTGTGGAACCTGTTCATGCCGCCGGGCGGCGCGCTGCAGCATGTCGACGAAAGCTTCGCCTTCGAGGGCGAACAGCTGACCAACCTCGAATATGCCCTGTGCGCCGAGGAGATGGGGCGGGTCGGCTTCGCGTCGGAGGTGTTCAACTGCTCGGCGCCCGACACCGGCAACATGGAAGTGCTGCATCGCTACGGCACCCGCGCCCACAAGGACCAGTGGCTCGCCCCCCTGATGCGCGGCGAGATCCGCTCGGCCTTCCTGATGACCGAGCCGGGGGTCGCCAGTTCGGACGCCACCAACATCCGCTGCGACATCCGGCGCGAGGGGGACGACTACGTCATCAACGGCAAGAAGTGGTGGAGCTCGGGCGCAGGCGACCCGCGCTGCAAGGTCGCGATCCTGATGGGCAAGACTGATCCGGAAGCCCGCAAGCACGCCCAGCAGTCGATGGTGCTGGTCCCGCTCGACGCACCCGGGATCACGATCGAGCGCCACCTGACGGTCTACGGCTATGACGATGCGCCCCACGGGCACATGGAGATCAGGCTGGAGAACGTCCGGGTGCCGGTCGACAACCTCCTGCTCGGCGAGGGCCGCGGGTTCGAGATCGCTCAAGGACGGCTCGGGCCGGGCCGAATCCACCATTGCATGCGCACCATCGGCGCGGCCGAGGAAGCGCTCGAACTGATGGTCGGGCGGATCCAGTCGCGCACCGCGTTCGGCAAGAAGATCAGCGAACATAGCGTGTGGGAACAGCGCGTCGCCGAAGCACGGATCGAGATCGACTGCACCCGCCTGCTCTGCCTCAAGGCCGCGGACATGATGGACAAGGCCGGCAACAAGGCGGCAAAGGCCGAGATCGCGATGATCAAGGTCAAGGCGCCGCGGATGGCGCTGCAGGTGATCGACGACGCGATCCAGGCGTTCGGCGGCGCGGGCGTCAGCCAGGACACCAGCCTGGCGCACAGCTGGGCTGGCATCCGCACGCTGCGGCTGGCCGACGGTCCGGACGAAGTCCACAACCGTTCCATCGCATTGATGGAATATGGCAAGCACCCGCCGATCGACCCGCAGGTGCCCTGA
- a CDS encoding DUF4394 domain-containing protein — translation MRNACAASLLIAASLAAAPASAETVVGLTGAGTIVTFDSATPGTITSTSTITGLGTGVSLRGIDYRPNDGQLYALGTNGNLYRLTASGGTYTATNLGALTTAPDGSSFGFDFNPTVDRIRVTSDTNQNLRVNQTVTPPAVTVDGVLTLNGTSNIDLIGAAYTNSVFGATTTTLYGLDAFTDALVRSTNANAGTYVNTNLNGGLFGPLGVSFSTADLLGFDISGATGAGFFNLNDGFYSVDFNTGAATRIGTIGAGSLIGISVAPVPEPGTWAMMLLGFAVVGASLRRRRSATARLALQA, via the coding sequence ATGCGAAACGCCTGTGCCGCTTCCCTGTTGATCGCCGCATCGCTCGCCGCCGCCCCCGCTTCGGCGGAAACGGTGGTCGGACTGACCGGTGCGGGGACCATCGTGACCTTCGATTCGGCCACTCCCGGCACGATCACCTCGACCAGCACCATCACCGGGCTCGGCACGGGCGTGTCGCTGCGCGGCATCGACTATCGTCCCAACGACGGCCAGCTTTACGCGCTCGGCACCAACGGCAACCTGTACCGGCTGACCGCCAGCGGCGGCACCTACACGGCAACCAACCTCGGCGCGCTGACGACCGCCCCCGATGGCAGCTCATTCGGCTTCGACTTCAATCCGACCGTGGATCGCATCCGCGTCACCAGCGACACCAACCAGAACCTGCGGGTCAACCAGACCGTGACACCGCCGGCGGTGACGGTGGACGGCGTGCTGACGCTGAACGGCACCAGCAACATCGACCTGATCGGCGCCGCCTACACCAACAGCGTGTTCGGAGCGACCACCACCACGCTCTACGGCCTCGACGCCTTCACTGACGCCTTGGTCCGGTCGACCAATGCCAACGCCGGGACCTACGTCAACACCAACCTCAATGGCGGCCTGTTCGGGCCGCTCGGCGTGTCGTTCTCCACCGCCGACCTGCTCGGGTTCGACATTTCGGGCGCGACCGGGGCCGGCTTCTTCAATCTCAATGACGGCTTCTACAGCGTCGACTTCAATACCGGCGCGGCGACCCGCATCGGGACCATCGGCGCGGGAAGCCTGATCGGCATCTCGGTTGCTCCGGTTCCCGAGCCCGGCACCTGGGCGATGATGCTGCTCGGCTTTGCGGTCGTCGGTGCGTCCCTGCGCCGCCGCCGCTCCGCCACGGCCAGGCTTGCGCTTCAGGCCTAA
- a CDS encoding SDR family NAD(P)-dependent oxidoreductase, whose protein sequence is MSVENEHRHHPRLEGKVIVVTGAGSGIGKASADLFTKHGATVIAADLKGAQHVADAGREEDVARLVDMAKQQHGALHGFFANAGVSGGLASIFEQSVEDWEQVLRVNLIGPFLAIKHAAPVIKEQGGGSIICTASVAGLRSGAGGPAYSASKAGVISLVRTAAQQLAGSNVRVNAICPGLIETGMTEFVYERARAKGQADKLGHLNPLRRGGEPIEIARAALFLASDESSYVNGHALVVDGGLSSSHPFNRQDYGRTAI, encoded by the coding sequence ATGAGCGTCGAGAACGAGCACCGCCATCACCCCCGCCTCGAAGGCAAGGTGATCGTCGTCACCGGCGCCGGGTCGGGCATCGGCAAGGCCAGCGCCGACCTGTTCACGAAGCATGGCGCCACCGTCATTGCCGCCGACCTCAAGGGCGCACAGCATGTCGCCGACGCCGGCCGCGAGGAGGATGTCGCGCGGCTGGTCGACATGGCCAAGCAGCAGCATGGCGCGCTTCACGGCTTCTTCGCCAACGCCGGCGTGTCGGGCGGCCTCGCTTCGATCTTCGAGCAGTCGGTCGAAGATTGGGAGCAGGTGCTGCGGGTCAACCTGATCGGCCCGTTCCTGGCGATCAAGCATGCAGCCCCGGTCATCAAGGAACAGGGCGGCGGGTCGATCATCTGCACCGCCAGCGTGGCGGGGCTCCGTTCGGGCGCCGGTGGCCCGGCCTACAGTGCCAGCAAGGCCGGCGTGATCAGCCTGGTCAGAACCGCGGCGCAGCAGCTCGCGGGCTCCAACGTGCGCGTCAACGCCATCTGCCCGGGCCTGATCGAAACCGGCATGACCGAGTTCGTCTACGAGCGGGCGCGGGCCAAGGGGCAGGCCGACAAGCTCGGCCACCTCAACCCGCTGCGCCGCGGCGGCGAGCCCATCGAGATCGCCCGGGCGGCGCTGTTCCTCGCTTCGGACGAGAGCAGCTACGTCAACGGCCACGCGCTGGTGGTCGACGGTGGCCTGTCGAGCTCGCACCCGTTCAACCGCCAGGATTACGGCCGGACCGCGATCTAG
- a CDS encoding STAS/SEC14 domain-containing protein, whose translation MLTIHDSRRDVLALTIVGDITGADLDTVMDRLDPLMEGTGKVHLFVETKAIHGLQLTALPSYVARAMPLLGKLDRFGRVAVVSDQAWIRAGTRLESMMLPFIAYRVFMPDERDAALAWVEGGREA comes from the coding sequence ATGCTGACGATCCATGACTCGCGGCGAGACGTGCTTGCCCTGACCATCGTAGGCGACATCACCGGCGCCGATCTCGACACGGTCATGGACCGCCTCGACCCGTTGATGGAGGGTACGGGCAAGGTCCACCTGTTCGTCGAGACGAAGGCGATTCATGGCCTCCAGCTGACCGCCCTGCCCTCGTACGTCGCCCGCGCCATGCCGTTGCTCGGCAAGCTCGATCGCTTCGGCCGGGTAGCGGTTGTCTCGGACCAGGCGTGGATCCGGGCCGGGACCAGGCTCGAGAGCATGATGCTCCCCTTCATCGCCTACCGTGTCTTCATGCCGGACGAGCGCGATGCCGCCCTGGCATGGGTCGAAGGCGGCCGCGAGGCCTAA
- a CDS encoding PepSY domain-containing protein: MRILLLTAAVALSAIVATPAAATGKMKCDAPQKSWKSMASLESKLKKDGWEVRKSKVDGGCYEVYGTDPQGRRVEAYFHPVSFKMLLSSRRGEVLYKAN, from the coding sequence ATGCGTATCCTGCTTCTTACCGCCGCCGTCGCCCTGTCGGCCATCGTCGCCACTCCCGCCGCCGCCACCGGCAAGATGAAGTGCGACGCCCCGCAGAAGAGCTGGAAGAGCATGGCCAGCCTCGAATCGAAGCTGAAGAAGGACGGCTGGGAAGTCCGCAAGTCCAAGGTCGATGGCGGCTGCTACGAGGTCTATGGGACCGATCCGCAGGGCCGCCGGGTCGAGGCCTATTTCCACCCGGTCAGCTTCAAGATGCTGCTGAGCAGCCGCCGCGGCGAGGTGCTCTACAAGGCGAACTAA